The segment gtctccttcttggaTTAGTGGTAGAGTTGTTTGATTAAGCTTGAAGGTTTATCTAGGAATCAGTAGAGTTGAAGCTTTTGAAGCGTTTCAACAAAGGTTCTATGGTGAATCTGTCTAAAGCTTGTTCGTAGATTTACACTCTGGCATTTAGGTGAACAAACCTTTCAATATTAATGGCTGAAACGGAGGAGCAAGGAGGCAAGTGGTTACAAATCGGAGATCCAGGGGCTTGCGGTGGAGGAGTTCCGGGGCGACATCCGAGAAGGCAAGCGGTGGTCCATTACTCAGCACACTTTGGAGAAGACACGTCTACACTACGTTGAGGAGTAGGGTAACGACAGATGTCTATTATGCATTATTTCTTAGTGGGTTTTTGGGCTTCCTGTAATGTTTAATCTAAAATACCACTTGTAATATTCAGGCCCATGGCCTTATATCAATGATATaatgctgacaaaaaaatatattcctcGTATAACAATTTAATCCGTTGAAAAAAATGCAAGTGAAAAAAAGAGATAAACAAGAGTATTTGGTAATTAATAATTGGAAACAAGGCCGCGTGGGCGTATAAGGCGTAGTGTTGGAGATATATCATCAATAGATGAAAAATGGGAATTTGACCCCACAAAAACGTAATTATGTGATGGATGTCACATGCGTTCCCTGACAATAACATAGCCTATAGTCATAAATAATTAGGAAATATTGCACATGCGTCTGGTTTTCTTGCCCATATGTGTGGGATATTATTCATTTAAACCCCTCAATTATTATTGGAACCAGCCAAATCCAAGTATTGTCCACACCTTCTCTCACTCCATTAACTACAtaactagggctgggcattttatccgttaaatttgattcgattcgttatccgttgctattcaattcgaaaattccgaatatccgtaagctttcgaagcaaagcaaatactaaaattcaatatccgtcaaaatcgaagcaaatcacaaatattaaaattttgggaagcgaatatccgatccgatccgtcaatatataaatacatgtatattttgattatatttaaagttttaaatgtataaaattatataattattattctaatatattatttggtagattctattcatattattacttatataaaagtattacataaaaggaagagaaaatatttacgataattataatatttttttaagttttgtgttattataattttaactaagtttaaaaatttacaaaatatgaagattcattgctttttttaatttttatcttttatatcatgcaaaaaatatattttacaaaacaaatttgtatcaaatttttaagattatttgtattaatcaaaacaaatgagagatccgtaagtatccgcgaatatccgcaaatatctatttattttccggatatccgtttttccgaatatccgtatttttccgaagcaaagcaaatcgaaaaatcagatatccgtaacattcgaagcaaatcacaaataccttcaaaaacccgaatatccgatccgtgcccaggcctatACATAACTACAGTTGCATCTACCGCAAATCGCgctaagaaaaacaaaatatcctATACAttacttacaaaatattttgttcttttttttgatcagaaaaaaaaaaagacaaaacttcAAATGTGGGGAAGTGGGAAAATTTCTGAAGCAAGCATGAATCAAGGAGAAACTCGGTTTTAGGCTCAGTGATACATACAGACAAAATGCACCAATGGGGTCCATTGCATTGACTCTTTCAACGTGATTTACTCTATCTTTCTCTATCTTCCTCAACTCGCTTTAAacccttttcttcttctcacttTTCTTTTATAAAGTCGCAGCATCTCGAGATAACTCTCACAAACCCTCACTGAAGCTCCTCACTCAACTCTTCTTTgagtaaaagagaaaaaatggcTGTGCCTAAAGCCATTGTTCTACCTCTCTTACTAGTCTTATGTGCTGCTGCTCTTGGAGCTCCTGCTTATGAAGGTAAACActcactcctctctctctctcaggatTTGGTGTTTCTTGGAGTAAAAGCTTCCATCTTTGTATGTAGATCTAAAGCTTTTACGTTCTGTTTACTTCTTCAGGCTTTCTTCGTAATGGCAACTTCGAGGTGTCACCAAAGAAGTCCGACATGAAAAAAACAGTCCTACTCGGCAAAACCGCCTTGCCCGAGTGGGTAACCACCGGTTTCGTCGAGTACATCGCCGGCGGTCCTCAGCCGGGAGGCATGTACTTCCCCGTAGCTCACGGCATCCACGCCGTGAGGCTCGGCAACGAAGCCAAGATCTCTCAGAAACTGAAAGTCAAGCCGGGCTCTCTCTACGCGCTCACGTTCGGCGCGTCGAGAACTTGCGCGCAAGACGAGGTCCTTCGCGTCTCTGTGCCTCCTCAGTCCGGTGACTTGCCGCTTCAGACGCTCTACAACAGCTTCGGCGGTGACGTGTACGCTTGGGCTTTCGTCGCCAAGACTTCTGTGGTTACGGTGACTTTCCATAACCCTGGAGTTCAAGAGGATCCAGCTTGTGGTCCTTTGTTGGACGCTGTCGCCATTAAAGAGCTTGTTCATCCAATGTACACCAAAGGTATACTATTAATCtctttggtttagtttggttctgatcttggtttggtttggttgggGTCTCTGGTTGGGTTTCAGGTTGGgtctttggtttggtttcagtttggttcggtttcaaTTTGGTTCGGgtctttggtttggttttaatttggttCGGGTCGTTGGTTTGGTTTCAATTTAGTTCGGGTCTTTGGTTTTACCGGTTTATTCGGTTAAGCTATAATGATGTGGTCATGTTTGTTTGCATGTAGTTGCGACATGGCCTACATTGTCTATCCTTGCGTCAGTTTTCATATCTATTGTACGATTTGTCTTACGATTTGGTTAAATGCAGGGAACTTAGTGAAGAACGGTGGATTCGAAGAAGGTCCTCACCGTCTAGTGAATTCAACACAAGGAGTCCTCCTCCCACCTAAACAAGAAGATCTCACATCGCCTTTACCAGGATGGATCATAGAGTCGCTCAAGGCAGTTAAATTCATAGACTCCAAGTACTTCAATGTCCCCTTTGGAGAAGCAGCCATCGAGCTCGTTGCGGGGAAAGAAAGTGCCATTGCACAAGTCATTAGGACTTCACCAGGTCAAACCTACAGCCTCTCCTTTGCCGTTGGAGATGCTAAAAACGACTGCCATGGATCCATGATGGTTGAGGCTTTTGCAGCCAGAGATACGCTAAAAGTGCCACACACTTCAGTTGGTGGAGGTCACTTTAAGATGGCAAGTTTCAAGTTCAAGGCGATTGGAGCAAGAACTAGGATTACTTTCTTCAGTACTTATTACCATATGAAGAAAATGGATATGGGATCTCTCTGCGGACCTGTCATTGATCAGGTTGTGGTTTCTCATGTCGCTTAGATCGATTGTAAGCTTTGTGACCACTGTATCCTGTGCTCTTTATTCTCGGCTTTATCCTGCTCATGGACTTGGTTATTTGCTTTGTATGTCTTGCTCcttttgaaattaaattataGTTAATCAATGATATATTGTGATATGATAAGTTTtgagttaaataaaaaatttagccCGATGGCTTCACGGCCCATATACTTGTGGGGGTGGTTAGTTCTTTTGACTAATTGCCTGAAGATTACCAGTGGGTTTATTGGGATTTTTATCGAAGCGGTTCTACACATAGCACATTATCTCTTTTATGCGAAGAGTTCACTAGTTGCTCGTTTACCGGTGGGTTCATCGGGATCATCATTTTCATCACCGCTCATATCCTTTTCTACGGAGAAGGAAACCGTCCTATCCATTATCTCCTTGTTAAGGAGTGTTTCCCTTCCAAACATTAAATGGAAGCGTCTATCCATATCTATTTTGCTATCTTGTGTATCGGTCCGTTTGGGGCCTGAAGATACAACGGATTTCGTTTCGACGATACTCCGAGGTGCGGATTGGATGCTAACGTCACTTCTCGGAGTGACTAATTCTCAAGTTTCCGGCTGTGCTGTGAATCTTGTTTCGACGCATTCGAGTTCTACTCTGAATCTGTTGTCTATCTATCTTAGAGTTCTAGCTTCCTCTTATTATGTAATGCTTTATGTTTGTGGAGTTTGTATTAGCTATATCTCCTATTGTAGCGTGAATGTTTGAGTTTAAATGAaagttgtgtttcaaaaaaaaaaaatgctacaAAACCATTAGCTATTGAATAGATTATCATTacatgaaaatttaaattaaagagAAATTTTGAAATCGTAAGTGTAAAAAGTCGAAGCAGTTGAAAAACTTTTCAGAAAACATTTTCTAAATGTAAGAATATCAAACCTGAGAAAGAACATGTGAACCTTAAATCTtagaaaacaattaaaatgcAAATCAACTTTCCTTTTTGTGCTTAACAAAATGTTAAACTTAGATTTGGTTAGTTGAGTTCTTCGATTTGATATTGTtcataattttttcaaatttactaGTGCTCATCAACTTTATGAAGGAAATAACTAATTTAACAACCCCAAGGAGTGACTAATAACAGTTTCTTTGGTGTTCTTTGGTAAACACCAAAGATAAGTTGGGACTTTCCTAAAGTACCTAGCCTAGCAAAACCTTTACACAAAGAAAATGTCTAGCCGACCAAGCCTGCAGGGCTCCTTTATGCGTCAATATGCAGAAACACATATTTATTCAAACTATTTATCTtgagactgtttttttttttgaacgactATCTTGACACTGTTTAAGATAACAAGATAAAAGTCTTCGAACAAAATGAGGAAACACAAGAAATAGAAACCAAAAGCGAAGAAAGACTACAAAGATGCATCTCATTATAATCGTCCACGCAAGAATTTCCAAGGTCCGGTTCCTGTTGCTATCCTGCATAATTTCACAAGAGTCAAAAGACTGCAAGGTCTACCACAGACAGTGGGGCTAGATACAATTTGCTAAAGGCCCGGTAAGGCCTAATATAAAATACCTGCCAATTCCTGTAGTAGCACGGAGACCCATATAGATCGTAAGAGCTATCCATATTCCAACAAAACCATTGAACTTTGCCATGTATATAACTGTTGCAATGCTTACGGCCGCAACTCCTACCTGATTTCTCATAAGTCATTAACGAAGAAAACTCACTTCAAAATGTAAGAAAACATGcgaaaaagaaataagaaataaacatttagcaaaatataataaaaatacattgatCAATGAAAATTGTGTGTACCATGGAGTATGCAGTGTAAGCAAAATCAGATGCTCCAAAGTTTACTCCGTCCAATACAAAAGTGAGTGAGTTTATTGGCTGTGTTGCTGCTACAAACTGATTTATCCccaccaaaaataatataacctCTTATTAGCCATTAATTATTAGAGTATTTTTGGTCAATGCCATTAATTACTAGGTTAATCCCTTttatttacagttttttttcCTCAGCTCGAGTATGATATCATTGTGGATCTATTTCAATAGTATTATTGTTAGTGCTTAATGGTAATAAAATAAAGTACCGGTATTCCAATGGCTATGAGATGAATAACGGCAGGATCCTTGGAGAATACCCCGGAACCAAAGTATAGACCCAGTCCGACAAAAACGGACAGTCCAAGTCCTAACACAAAACTCATCTGCATATCAAATCCATTTGTTTTAATTACAgtgttttaaaatgattaaggAGAAGAATTGGTATCGTTCTAGAACTATTACTATAAGAAGGAAAGAAAATGAAGATATATCTAACCTGTATAACACGTGATGCAACAGCAGTCACTTTGTTGTAGTCCTTTCCGGCAAAATTACAAGCTAGAATCGCCTGCAAAagatttaacatatatatatggttatttCTGTATGCAACTTGATCAAACCATATTATATACACTTTGCAAGcatgataaattaattaatactaTAGTTGACTATACCTGACCAGCAATGGCAAGACCATCGGCGAGCATTG is part of the Raphanus sativus cultivar WK10039 chromosome 5, ASM80110v3, whole genome shotgun sequence genome and harbors:
- the LOC108862928 gene encoding protein DUF642 L-GALACTONO-1,4-LACTONE-RESPONSIVE GENE 2 — encoded protein: MAVPKAIVLPLLLVLCAAALGAPAYEGFLRNGNFEVSPKKSDMKKTVLLGKTALPEWVTTGFVEYIAGGPQPGGMYFPVAHGIHAVRLGNEAKISQKLKVKPGSLYALTFGASRTCAQDEVLRVSVPPQSGDLPLQTLYNSFGGDVYAWAFVAKTSVVTVTFHNPGVQEDPACGPLLDAVAIKELVHPMYTKGNLVKNGGFEEGPHRLVNSTQGVLLPPKQEDLTSPLPGWIIESLKAVKFIDSKYFNVPFGEAAIELVAGKESAIAQVIRTSPGQTYSLSFAVGDAKNDCHGSMMVEAFAARDTLKVPHTSVGGGHFKMASFKFKAIGARTRITFFSTYYHMKKMDMGSLCGPVIDQVVVSHVA